In the genome of Luteitalea pratensis, the window CAGGCGTGATCCTCGGCCTCGAGGACACGATCTCGGCCAAAGACAACGTGCGCATCATGGATCGCGCGAAGTCGCCCGCGGTCCTGACGTACTACGACGTCGGCAACTCCACCGGCAATGGCTTCGCGGTCGTCGACGAGATCCGCTGGCTCGGCCGCGATCGCATCTGCGAAGTGCACCTGAAGGACAACCCGCACTTCATGGGCCAGGGCAGCATCGACTTCCCCGCGATCGTCGACGCGCTCGCGGACCTGCAGTTCAAGCGGTGGGCCGTGCTCGAGACGCAAGCCCGGCCCGATTCGCTGGACGACGACCTGCGCAAGAACCTCGCGTACACCCGCGGGCTGATGGCGGCGCGAGCGAAGGCATGATGCGGGGTGCACGCCGCGCGGCCGTCGTGGCGATGATGCTGCTCATCGCGATGACGACGCCGCGCGGCGAGCAGGTGCGCCAGGGGACCGCCCCCTCCCAGCCAGCGGCGAAGGCGCCGCAGGCACCGCTGCCCCGTCTCGACAGGACGACAGAAATCCCGCTGGCGTTGTTCACGGTGCCGGAAGGCTTCGAGGTCACGTTGTGGGCCGGCGCGGACATGGTTCGCAACCCGACCAACATCGACGTCGACCGCGACGGCCGCATCTGGGTGGCCGAGGGCGTGCGCTACCGCAAGCACCACGCCCGACAGCCCGCCGGCGATCGCATCGTCGTGCTCGAGGACACCAACGGCGACGGTCGCGCGGACGCCTCGCACACGTTCGTGCAGGAACCCGCGCTGGTCGCGCCACTCGGCGTGGCCGTCATCGACAACAGGATCGTGGTGTCGCAACCGCCGGACCTGATCGTCTACACCGATGTCGATCGCAACCAGCGCTTCGACCCCGCCGTGGACCGCCGCGAGGTGCTGCTGACGGGATTCCAGGGCATCAACCACGACCACTCGCTGCATTCGGTGACCGTCGGCCCCGACGGCAAGTGGCTCTTCAACTCGGGCAACATGGGGGCGCGGTTCACGGACCGCTCCGGCCGGACGTTCACGTCCATCGGTCCCTATCGTGCCGATCCGATCGGGCCCTGGACGTGGCCGCACGACGCCGCGAAATGGGCTGGCACGCGCAGCGACGATGGCCACGTCTACGTTGGCGGCTTCATGGCGCGGATGAACCCCGACGGCACCCAGGTCGAGATCATCGGGCACAACTTCCGCAACAGCTACGAGCAGTCGATCACGTCGCTCGGCGACGTCTTCCAGAGCGACAACGACGACCCGCCCGCCTGCCGCGTGAGCTGGGTCATGGAATACGCGAACTTCGGTTTCGCCTCCAACGATGGCCAGCGGACGTGGCAGGCCGACCGGCGTCCCTGGCAGTCGGTGCCGATGGCCGAGTGGCGCCAGGACGACCCCGGCTCGACACCGGCGGGCGACATCTACGGCGGCGGCTCGCCGACGGGCACCGCGTTCTACGAGAACGGCGCGCTCGGCGAGGCGTGGCGCGGCACGTTCTTCGCCGCCGAGCCGGGACGCAACGCGATCTTTGCGTACCAGCCGGTCCGCGACGGCGCCGGCTTCCGCCTCGAACGGCGCGACTTCTTGACCTCCAATCGCGAAGAGCGGTACGCCGGCACCGACTTCTCTGGCGGCCCGGGGACCACCACCGCCGAGATCGCGACGTTGTTCCGTCCTTCCGACATCGCCGTCGGCGCTGACGGCGCGCTCTACGTGAGCGACTGGATCGACCCCATCGTCGGGTTCCACGAGGACCTGGACGACGCGGTGTCCGGGGCGATCTACCGGATCGCGCCGAAGGCATTCGCCGCGCGGACACCGGCGCTCGATACCGCGTCGATCGACGGACTCGTCTCGGCGTTGCGATCCCCGGCCGTGAACGTGCGGGCGATCGGCTTCGAAGGACTGCAGGCACGAGGGGCCGCCGTCGTGCCCGCGGTGGCGGCACTCCTCGACGACTCGAACGTGTACATCCGGAGCCGCGCCCTCTTCCTCTTGTACCAGCTCGGTCCCGAAGGGCGCGCGAAAGCCGGTGCACCGGATGCCTACGCCGACGCGTCGCTGCGGATCGCGGCATACCGCGCGATGCGCCGGGCCGGCGAGGACATCACGCCGATCGCCGCGCGGCTCGCGCGCGACACCGATGCAGGTGTGCGTCGTGACGTCGCCTTGTCGATGCGCGACCGCGCTGCGGAGCTGGCCCTGCCGATCCTCGCCGACGTCGCCCGCCGCTTCGACGGCCTGGACCGCAGCTATCTCGAAGCGCTGGGCACAGGGGCGACGCACAAGGAGGCGGCGCTCTATGACCTGCTGCGCCGCGAGATGGGCACCGGCGATCCGCGCGCGTGGTCGGACGCCTTCGCGTGGATCGCGTGGCGGCTGCATCCACCGACGTCGGTCGACGCCTTTGCCCGCCGGGCCGCGGCAGCGGCGTTGCCGATCGACGCGCGGCGCCGCGCCATGGATGCGCTCGCATTCGTGCACACACGCGCGGCAGCCACGGAAATGGTGGAACTGGCGGCCTCGGAGGGCCCACTGAAGGAGTCCGCCACGTGGTGGGTGCTGAACCGGACATCCAACGACTGGGCGGATCACGACCTGCTGCCCACCCTCAAGCGCCGCGGCATCTTCGACCCTGATACGGTCAGGCTGCAGAGCGTGATCGTCCCGCCACGCGATACCGCCGTTCCTGTCGTCTCGCTGGCCGACGTGACCTCGCGGACCGGTGACCCAGCTCGCGGCAAGGATGGATTCGCGCGCTGCATGATGTGTCACGCGATGGGCGGTGTCGGCGCCGAGGTCGGTCCCGCGCTCGATGGCTGGACGCGTGGCAAGTCACTTCCCGTGATCGCCGCGGCGATCATCGACCCCGATGCGGGCATCGCCCATGGCTATGCGGGGACCACGATCAGGACGACAGACGGGCTGACGATCCAGGGCCTCCTCATCAAGGAGGGCGACCCGCTCATGGTGCGCAGCATGGGCAACGTGACGCAGGTGATCCCGGCGTCACGCGTCAAGGCCCGCGAGCGGCTCACGCGATCCCTGATGATGGACGCCGCGCAACTCGGCATGAGCGCGCAGGACGTCGCTGACGTCATTGCCTTCCTGAAGGCCCACTGAGATGGCCGTCACGCGCGCGGCGATCGCGGACGGCGCCGGCGCATTCGTCATCGACGACATCGACGTATCGCCGCCACGAGACGACGAGGTCCTGGTCGAGATCCGCGCCGCGGGCATCTGTCACACCGACCATGCCTCGCTCTGGTGGACACGACCGCTGGTGATGGGTCACGAGGGCGCGGGCGTCGTGCGTGAGATCGGGTCTGGCGTGTCGCACGTCCTGCCCGGCGACGCTGTGGTCCTCAACTGGTGCATCCCGTGTGGCGAATGTTTCCAATGTCGTCGCGGCGAGACGGTGCTGTGCGAGCGGAGTCGACCCGCCCATGTAATGGAGCGATCATCTGGGCACGCCCATGCCGAGGGCACACGATGGCGCGGACGGCCCATCGACCGCTCGTTCAACATCGGCACGCTCTCGGGTCTCACGCTCGTGCGCAAGGAGGCCGTCACCCGGATCCCTGACGGCGTGCCGTTCCCCGTGGCGGCGATCACCGGGTGCGGCGTGATCACAGGGGTGGGATCGGCGTTGAACGTCGCACACGTGCAGCCTGGTGAGAGCGTCGCGGTGCTCGGATGTGGGGGCGTGGGGTTGAACGTGATCCAGGGCGCGCGGTTGGCCGGCACGAGTACGATCATCGCGATCGACTCCAACCCGGCGGCATTGGCGCGTGCGCGACAGTTCGGTGCCACGCACGCGGTGCTGGCGGCGAGGCTGGACAACGGCGAGGAACTGGACATGACCGCCACCGTGCGGGCGCTCACAAGCGGCCGGGGCGCCGATTACGCGTTCGAGGCGACCAGCGTGCCTGGCCTCGCTTTCAAGCCACTACAGCTGGTGCGCGATGGCGGCATGGCGCTGCAACTCAGTGGGATCAACGACATGGTGCAGGTGCCGATGCCGTGGTTCATGTGGAACAAGCGCTACGTCACGCCCCTCTACGGCGGCTGCGTGCCGGCGCGCGATTTCCCCCGCATCTTCGGGCATTACCTGGACGGAACGCTGCAACTCGACGCGCTGGTCACGCGCACCTACCGCCTGGAGCAGCTCGGGGAAGCGCTCGACGACATGCTCGAGGGACGCAATGCCAAGGGCGTCATTGTCATGCCTGATGCCTGAGGCCTGATGTCTCAGGTCTCAGGTCTCAGGTCTCAGGTCTCAAGCCTCAGGTCTCAGGTCTCAGGTCTCATGTCTCAAGCCTCAGGTCTCAGGTCTCAGGCGTCAACCCGGTTCCCGGTTCCCGGTTCCCGGTTCCCGATTCCCCATTCGCGACTCCCGATTCCCGACCGAGCAGCATGCCGCCCTTCCGCACCATCGACATCTCCGACCCGCGCTTCGAGGCGGAGGGACTTCGGCACGTGACGGTCAAGAGTCCGTCGCTGCGCGGTCGCGGCGATCTGACGGTCTGGGCGCCGGCGGGGGTGACACCGGTGGCACTCGTGGTTCTCCTGCATGGTGTCTACGGCAGCCACTGGTGCTGGGCGCTCAAGGGCGGCGCGCATCGGACGGCGAGCCGGTTGATTGCCGCTGGCCTCGTCCCACCGCTCGCGTTGGCCATGCCGAGCGACGGCTTGCGCGGCGATGGCACCGCCTACATGCGGCATGGCGACGGCGCCGACTACGAGCGCTGGATCCTCGACGAAGTGCCGGTCGCGGCACGCGCGGCGTTACCCGGCCTCGACGCATCCGCGCCGCTCTGCCTTGCCGGCCTGTCGATGGGCGGATTCGGGGCCTTGCGGCTCGGTGCCAGGCACTCCACACGCGTGCGGGCGATCTCGGGTCACTCGTCGATGACACACTTCGGGCAGATGGCACGGTTTGTCGAGGAGGATCCGGCCGCGTTCGGGACGTCCGCCGCGGAAGCGTCGGTACTCGACGCGATCACCGCCGCCGGCAGGCAGCTGGCGCCGCTGCGGTTCGACTGCGGCCTCGAAGACGCACTGCTCGAGTTCAACCGCGACCTGCATCGCGCGCTGCAGGCGCGCGGTATCGGCCACACGTACGAGGAGTTCCCCGGCGGCCACACCTGGCCGTACTGGGAAGCGCACCTCGATGACACGCTGCGTTTCTTCGGAAAGGCTGTTCGCCCATGACGATCCCGCGTCGCGAGTTCCTCAGCCGCCTGGCCACCGCATCGGCAGTCACCATCGTCCCGCGCCGCGTCCTCGGTGGTCGCGGCTACATCGCTCCGAGCGACATGCTCCTGATCGCCCAGGTAGGCTGCGGTACGCAATCGTTCCGCCAGGTGAGTACGAACCTGGCTCGCCGCCCCGACCTGCAGTTCGTGGCGGTGGTCGATCCCAACCGCAGCAGCGACGACTACGTGGACTGGAGTCCCTTCGGCGTACGGGCGACGGTCCGCCGCTTTCTCGGCGATCCCACATGGTGTGAAGGCGATCGCGCCACACGCTGCGGGCGCGAGGTGGCCAAATCGGTGATGGAGACCTGGTACCGCAAGGAGAACCGGCCCGCCGCCGGCATCCGCGCCTACGAGGACTTCCGCGAGATGCTCGATCGCGAGACCGACCTGCAGGGCATCGTCAACATCACCCCCGATCACCAGCACGGCCCGATCAACATCGCGGCGCTGCGTCGCAATGTCGCAGCCATTTCGCACAAGCCCGTCGCCGCGACGATGCACGAGGTACAGCGCACGCTGGCGGCCGCGCGCGAAAGCCGCGCCCCGTCGCACCTGCTCGCGTACAGCAACAGGCCTGACCGCCACACGCTGGCAGCATGGATCGCGGCTGGAGCGATCGGGACCGTTCGCGAGGTACACAACTGGACCGATCGCCCGTTCTGGCCGCAGGGCATGCAGGGCTATCCGGTGGACACGCCGCCCGTGCCGGACGGTTTCAACTGGGCGCTCTGGCAGGGCGCCGAGCCGGATCGGCCCTACAACCCTGCATACACGTTCTCGGTGTACCGCGGCTGGTATGCCTATGGGACCGGCTGCCTTGGCGACATGGGGCACTACAGCCTGTGGCAGCCGTATCGCATCCTCGAGCTCGCTGTGCCGGAATGGGTCGAGGCGCGTCCGAGCAACGACGCAAGCGTCGGCGCGAACCGGGTCAGCGGCGGCGGCGAGGTGTCGCAGGTCGCCTTTCCCAAGGCGAGCAGCGTGCGCTGGCGGCATCCCGCGACAACCCGGAGGCCCTCTGTCGATACGTTCTGGTACGACGGCGGCATGAAGCCGCCGACGCCGGACGCACTCATCGAGGACGGTGAGGATTTCGCCGCGGAGGGCATGCTGATCGTCGGCGACGCGGGGGCCATCCTGTGCGACTTCCGCGCCAACGCGCCGCGCCTGATTCCGAAGAAGCGCCACCAGGCGTTCGAGGGATCGGTGCCGGTGCCGTCGTTCGACGCGACGAGCGCCGACGACGAGTGGGTCGGCGCGATCAAGCGTGGTGGGAAGTCCAAGGGGAGCTTCGAGGCGGTGGAACCGCTGGCGCAGGCAGTGGCGATGGCCGGGATCGCATTGCGGGTGCCGTACAAGCGCCTGTCGTGGGATGCCGGTGCCGCCCGCTTCACGAACTCGGAGGAGGCCAATCGACTGCTGCGGCGGCCCGCGTGGCGCCAAGGCTGGGACACGCTGGTCGGCTAGATACAACCAGGCCGACAGGGAGAATGCCGCAATGCCGGGAATGCCGGGAATGCCGGGAATGCCGAACACGGCCGCCGGCCTGGTCGGCGCTCAGGGTCTTGCCACGGAAGAGCCTCGCTTGTCCACACCGACTCGGCGCAGCTTATTGGCCTTCGGTTGAACCAGACAATGACGGCACGGGCCGACAAGGCCCGTGGCGATGTTCGGCATTCGGCATCGCAGCATCGCGGCATTGGCACTCGGCCTGACGCGAGGCGAAGTCCACGCGTCAGGCCGATCAGTCGTCCAGCCTCGCGACAGTCATGTCGATCAGCGAGAACGTCGCCCAGACCAGGCCGAATGTCATCAGGATGTCGCTGGGCCAGTGCGCGCCCATGCGAATGCGTGCCCATCCGCCGAGCAGCAGCGCCACCCAGGCGGCGATGCACACCGCCAGCCCCGCGCTGCGCTGTCGCGTGCGGCACGCGTAGATCGCGACGGGCAACCACACGCTGAACCACGTGGTGGCAAACGTCGAGGGGAACGAGAACCCGCTCGACGGACGGACAACCTCGACGAACTCCGCGGTCGGTCGAGGTCGATGCACGACCTCCTTCAGCGGCTCGCCCGCATACCACCAGGCCGTGACGAGGATCACTGCGGTCACGAGTCCCCGCAGCCGTCCGCGCCACGTCGCAAGCATGACGCCGACAACAATCACGCCGTAGAGGGCCGGTCTCGTGCCCAATGACGTGATCGCGGCGGCAGGCCATGGCGGAATGCCCAGTTGCTGGACGAACCGCGCGACTTCAGGGTCGCCGGGCAGCCTCGACGTCAGCATGGCGAGCGGCAACACGAGGGCAATGACGATCAACGGGAGCAACCAGAGAGGGCGCGAGGACGATTTCGGCACGGCACATGGTAATTCCTCGTGGCCCTGAACGTCCCCGCCGCTCCTTGACGGATGCCTCGCACCGGCGTAGAAGAAGACCGTCCCACTTCGCGCAGTTTGCAACGAGCTCGAACGGTTCTTCAGAGCCCGATCCGGCGATGAAGAGCATTCGCCGCCTGGCGCCCCCTCCACGCCTACGGTCAGGATGCAGTCCTCCGTGCCCTTGGCAGGGCCCGCTCTCCGAGCGCGGCCCTGCCTGGTTCAAGCAGCGCGGTCCGATCCAGGCGTTCGTAACGGGAGGCGTGATGAGCAAGCGACGACAGGCAGGAAAGTGGCTGGTGGTGAGCTCGTGCTGTCTTGTCGTCGGGGCCTCGGGAATCTGGCGTCTATCCGCGACCTCCCCTAACGATCGACCGGGCACCACGAGCGGTGCCCGTGCCGAAGGCCACCGCCCCGATCGAACGCCGGTGCCAGCCAGGACCTTGATGCAGGTGGCCGCCACTCCACTGCACTTCGAGCGCAACGATGGGCAGGGGCCATCCGGCGTTCGCTTCATGGCACGCGGCGCCGGCTACTCCGTCCACCTGTCCGACACGGACGCGTCCATCCTCCTGACCAACACGCCGCGCGAGGGAAACGCGGACGCCAGGCATACCTCGGTCGTCCGAGCCAGGCTCGTCAGGGCGTCGGCGCCCTCGGCCGTCACTGGCGAGGCCGCCCTGCCGGGCACCGTCAACTACTTCCGTGGCAGCGACCCCTCGCGGTGGCAGCAGGACGTGCCGACGTTTGGCCGGGTCAGGGCTGCCGCGGTCTATCCCGGCATCGACGCCGTCTACTACGGTAGCCAGCGACAGCTGCAGTACGATTTCGAAGTCGCGGCGCACGCCGACCCATCACAGATCGCGATGGCCTTCGAGGGTGTGGAGCAGCTCGAGGTCGATCCCGGCGGAGACCTGTTGATCCACGTCGGTGGTCGCGTGCTCCGCCAGCAGCGTCCGTTCACGTACCAGGTTGGGCCGAACGGGCGACAGGAGATACCCAGCCGCTTCGTGATCGACGGCGAACAGGAGGTGCGCTTCGCGCTCGGCTCGTACGACACCGACCGGCCGCTCGTCATCGATCCGGTCCTGACGTACTCCAGCTACTTCGGCGGCGACAGCGAGGAGCGCGCGTACGACGTGGCACTCGGTCCGGGCGGCAGTGTCTACATCACCGGCATCACGGCCGCCCTGCCGGCGCTGCCCACGCAGAACCCATTCCAGCCGGGCACGGGCGGACAACCGGACGCGTTCATCGCCAAGTTCGAACCCGCCGGCGACTCGCTGTCGCTGGTCTTCTCGAGCTATCTAGGCGGCAGCGACCAGGAGAACAACGCCGGGCTCGACTACACAGGTGACATCGCCGTCGACGCGCCGGGACGGCCTACCTCACCGGCTCGACGCGGTCGGCCGACTTCCCGGTCACGCCGGGCGCCCAGGACCCGACCTTCGGCGGCAACAACACGTCGGACGCGTACTTCGCGCGCGTGAGCAGCACGGGCGCTTTGCTCTACGCCACGTACCTGGGCGGCCTCGACACCGACGTCGGCTCCGGCATCGCGCTGGGATCGGGAGGCTCGGCCTACATCTTCGGGTACACCAGTTCCGACGCCGTCACCGAACAGTCTCCGGTCACGGCCAATGCCTACGATCAGGTCATGACCGGTGGCAGCGATGCGTTCGTGGCCAGGTACACGGCGGCGGGTGCGCTCGACTACTTCACGTTCCTCGGAGGCAACGGCGGCGAAGCCTCCTTCTACAACGGCGGCATCGACGTCGATGCTGCGGGCAACGTCTATGTGGCCACCGACAGCAGCAGTGGGGCGGGCTTCCTTCCCGTGAACGGCTTCGACGCGACTCTGGGCAGTTCATCGTCGAGCGGGTTCTTCGTGAAGTTGGACACGACCCGTGTCGGCGCCGCGCAGGCCGTGTATTCGACCTACATCACCGGTACCAACGGCCAGAACTTTGTCTATGGCGTGGCCGCGACCGACACCGGCCTCGCATACATCGTCGGTGAAACCAGCACCACTGCGGGGTTCCCGATCAAGAACGCGGTTCAGCCCGCATATCAGGGTGGCAACCGGGATGCCTACCTGATCAAGGTCGACACGACCCTGACAGGCGCCGACTCGCTGGTCTTCTCGACCTACCTTGGTGGTGATCAGTCCGAGGCCGCCTACGACGTCGCAATTGACAATGCAGGCCGTGCCGTGGTCGCCGGCTACACGAACTCGGCGTCCCCGCAGGTCGTCACGAAGTTCCCGCTCGTGCAACCGGTGGCCAATTGCCCGACGTTCGTCCGGCTGACGCCGTTCGTGACCGTGATCGCCGCGGCTGGCACCGCCGTCGATTTCTCCACGTGCTACGCCTCGAGCCAGGGCTTCCATGGCGTCGCCACGACAGCGACCGGTGACATCTGGGCCGTCGGAAGCACCAACGACGACAGCACCAACCCGCCGACCGCCACAGGCGTGCCGATGGTCAATCCGGAGCAGGCGACCTACGGCCGTGGCTTCCCCGGGACCGGCGGCGGCATGGACGCACTGATGGTCAGGATTTCGCCTTCCACCGACATGGCGATCGCCAAGACGGCCGGCCCCAATCCCGTGCTCCCGGACAGCATCCTCACCTATACCCTGACGGTCACCAATACCGGCACCGAGGCCGCGGCCAGCGTCGTCGTCACCGACGCGCTGCCGGCAACGGTGGCGTTCGTGTCGTGCGTCGCCACCAATGGCGGCAACTGCGGAGTGGCTGGCAACACGATCACAGTCACGTACGGGACGATCGCCGTTGGCGCCGGTTCGGCCATCACGATCGTGGCCCGGGTGAATGCGAATGCCGGCGCCGCCACAACCATCTCCAACACGGCAACGGTCGCCAGCGCGACACGCGATTCCAATCTCGCGAACAACTCGGCCACCGCGCAGGTCTCCACGCCGACGCTCACGCCGACCGGCGACGCGGACGATGACGGCCTCACGAACGACTTCGAGACGCGCTACGGCCTGAATCCCTTCTCGAACGGCCCCGGAAACGGGCCGAACGACGACCCCGACGGAGACGGCCGCACCAACCTCCAGGAGCAGCAGGACGGCACGCATCCGCGCGGGTTCGTGATCACATACCTTGCCGAGGGCGCCACGACCGCGTCCTTCGAGACGCGGCTCGCCATCGCCAATCCGACATTGCTGCCGGCGCTGGTCGCGACGCGCTTCCAGAGGAGCGACGGCACGACCATCCGCGACTACCGCGTAGTGCCGCCGATGCGGCGCACGACCATCGACGTCAAGGCCGTCGCGGGCCTCGAAGCCGCGGAGTTCTCGACATTGATCGAAGCTGACGTCCAGGTGGTGGCCGACCGCACCATGACCTGGGGGAACGGCTACGGCAGCCACGCCGAACGCGGCATCCTGACCCGAACGGCAACGAAGTGGTACTTCGCCGAGGGCGCGACCCTGCCGAATTTCAACCTCTTCTACCTGATCCAGAATCCGAACACGCAGGCCGCGCAGGTGAGGGTCACCTACCTGCTGCCGTCGGGCGCGCCCCTGGTCAAGGACTACACCGTCGGTCCGCAAAGCCGGTTCAACATCTGGGTGAACAACGAGGGCCGAACCGACCCCACGCTCGGGCGGCTGGTGAACGCGGAGCTCTCTGCTGTCCTCGAATCCATCAACGGCGTGCCGATCATCGCCGAACGGGCGATGTATCTCGATCAACCCGGCCGCGCGCTCGGTGCGGGTCACGAGAGCGCTGGCGTGACCGCGCCGTCCACGCAGTGGTTCCTCGCCGAAGGCGCCACTGGCGACTACTTCGACGAGTTCATCCTGATTGCGAATCCACAGGCCTCGCCTGCCGCCGTGCAGGCCGAGTTCCTGTTCGCTAACGGCCAGGTAATCACGAAGACCTATACCGTCGGCGGCAACAGCCGCTTCAACATCTGGGTGGACATCGAGGACCCGCGGCTTGCCGACGCGGCGGTGTCCACGCGCA includes:
- a CDS encoding DUF11 domain-containing protein, encoding MSSTGALLYATYLGGLDTDVGSGIALGSGGSAYIFGYTSSDAVTEQSPVTANAYDQVMTGGSDAFVARYTAAGALDYFTFLGGNGGEASFYNGGIDVDAAGNVYVATDSSSGAGFLPVNGFDATLGSSSSSGFFVKLDTTRVGAAQAVYSTYITGTNGQNFVYGVAATDTGLAYIVGETSTTAGFPIKNAVQPAYQGGNRDAYLIKVDTTLTGADSLVFSTYLGGDQSEAAYDVAIDNAGRAVVAGYTNSASPQVVTKFPLVQPVANCPTFVRLTPFVTVIAAAGTAVDFSTCYASSQGFHGVATTATGDIWAVGSTNDDSTNPPTATGVPMVNPEQATYGRGFPGTGGGMDALMVRISPSTDMAIAKTAGPNPVLPDSILTYTLTVTNTGTEAAASVVVTDALPATVAFVSCVATNGGNCGVAGNTITVTYGTIAVGAGSAITIVARVNANAGAATTISNTATVASATRDSNLANNSATAQVSTPTLTPTGDADDDGLTNDFETRYGLNPFSNGPGNGPNDDPDGDGRTNLQEQQDGTHPRGFVITYLAEGATTASFETRLAIANPTLLPALVATRFQRSDGTTIRDYRVVPPMRRTTIDVKAVAGLEAAEFSTLIEADVQVVADRTMTWGNGYGSHAERGILTRTATKWYFAEGATLPNFNLFYLIQNPNTQAAQVRVTYLLPSGAPLVKDYTVGPQSRFNIWVNNEGRTDPTLGRLVNAELSAVLESINGVPIIAERAMYLDQPGRALGAGHESAGVTAPSTQWFLAEGATGDYFDEFILIANPQASPAAVQAEFLFANGQVITKTYTVGGNSRFNIWVDIEDPRLADAAVSTRITSTNGVPIIVERAMWWPGPKSDTWQEAHNSPGEITTGTRWAIAEGEVGGPRNIETYVLIANTSAFAGTARVTVLWEDGTAPLTRTFPLAANSRSNVAPAADFPETVGKRFGMLIESIGTTPAQIVVERAMYSDADGVRWAAGTNALATKLQ
- a CDS encoding alpha/beta hydrolase — its product is MPPFRTIDISDPRFEAEGLRHVTVKSPSLRGRGDLTVWAPAGVTPVALVVLLHGVYGSHWCWALKGGAHRTASRLIAAGLVPPLALAMPSDGLRGDGTAYMRHGDGADYERWILDEVPVAARAALPGLDASAPLCLAGLSMGGFGALRLGARHSTRVRAISGHSSMTHFGQMARFVEEDPAAFGTSAAEASVLDAITAAGRQLAPLRFDCGLEDALLEFNRDLHRALQARGIGHTYEEFPGGHTWPYWEAHLDDTLRFFGKAVRP
- a CDS encoding Gfo/Idh/MocA family oxidoreductase, with the translated sequence MTIPRREFLSRLATASAVTIVPRRVLGGRGYIAPSDMLLIAQVGCGTQSFRQVSTNLARRPDLQFVAVVDPNRSSDDYVDWSPFGVRATVRRFLGDPTWCEGDRATRCGREVAKSVMETWYRKENRPAAGIRAYEDFREMLDRETDLQGIVNITPDHQHGPINIAALRRNVAAISHKPVAATMHEVQRTLAAARESRAPSHLLAYSNRPDRHTLAAWIAAGAIGTVREVHNWTDRPFWPQGMQGYPVDTPPVPDGFNWALWQGAEPDRPYNPAYTFSVYRGWYAYGTGCLGDMGHYSLWQPYRILELAVPEWVEARPSNDASVGANRVSGGGEVSQVAFPKASSVRWRHPATTRRPSVDTFWYDGGMKPPTPDALIEDGEDFAAEGMLIVGDAGAILCDFRANAPRLIPKKRHQAFEGSVPVPSFDATSADDEWVGAIKRGGKSKGSFEAVEPLAQAVAMAGIALRVPYKRLSWDAGAARFTNSEEANRLLRRPAWRQGWDTLVG
- a CDS encoding alcohol dehydrogenase catalytic domain-containing protein; amino-acid sequence: MAVTRAAIADGAGAFVIDDIDVSPPRDDEVLVEIRAAGICHTDHASLWWTRPLVMGHEGAGVVREIGSGVSHVLPGDAVVLNWCIPCGECFQCRRGETVLCERSRPAHVMERSSGHAHAEGTRWRGRPIDRSFNIGTLSGLTLVRKEAVTRIPDGVPFPVAAITGCGVITGVGSALNVAHVQPGESVAVLGCGGVGLNVIQGARLAGTSTIIAIDSNPAALARARQFGATHAVLAARLDNGEELDMTATVRALTSGRGADYAFEATSVPGLAFKPLQLVRDGGMALQLSGINDMVQVPMPWFMWNKRYVTPLYGGCVPARDFPRIFGHYLDGTLQLDALVTRTYRLEQLGEALDDMLEGRNAKGVIVMPDA
- a CDS encoding PVC-type heme-binding CxxCH protein; its protein translation is MMRGARRAAVVAMMLLIAMTTPRGEQVRQGTAPSQPAAKAPQAPLPRLDRTTEIPLALFTVPEGFEVTLWAGADMVRNPTNIDVDRDGRIWVAEGVRYRKHHARQPAGDRIVVLEDTNGDGRADASHTFVQEPALVAPLGVAVIDNRIVVSQPPDLIVYTDVDRNQRFDPAVDRREVLLTGFQGINHDHSLHSVTVGPDGKWLFNSGNMGARFTDRSGRTFTSIGPYRADPIGPWTWPHDAAKWAGTRSDDGHVYVGGFMARMNPDGTQVEIIGHNFRNSYEQSITSLGDVFQSDNDDPPACRVSWVMEYANFGFASNDGQRTWQADRRPWQSVPMAEWRQDDPGSTPAGDIYGGGSPTGTAFYENGALGEAWRGTFFAAEPGRNAIFAYQPVRDGAGFRLERRDFLTSNREERYAGTDFSGGPGTTTAEIATLFRPSDIAVGADGALYVSDWIDPIVGFHEDLDDAVSGAIYRIAPKAFAARTPALDTASIDGLVSALRSPAVNVRAIGFEGLQARGAAVVPAVAALLDDSNVYIRSRALFLLYQLGPEGRAKAGAPDAYADASLRIAAYRAMRRAGEDITPIAARLARDTDAGVRRDVALSMRDRAAELALPILADVARRFDGLDRSYLEALGTGATHKEAALYDLLRREMGTGDPRAWSDAFAWIAWRLHPPTSVDAFARRAAAAALPIDARRRAMDALAFVHTRAAATEMVELAASEGPLKESATWWVLNRTSNDWADHDLLPTLKRRGIFDPDTVRLQSVIVPPRDTAVPVVSLADVTSRTGDPARGKDGFARCMMCHAMGGVGAEVGPALDGWTRGKSLPVIAAAIIDPDAGIAHGYAGTTIRTTDGLTIQGLLIKEGDPLMVRSMGNVTQVIPASRVKARERLTRSLMMDAAQLGMSAQDVADVIAFLKAH
- a CDS encoding phosphatase PAP2 family protein; translated protein: MPKSSSRPLWLLPLIVIALVLPLAMLTSRLPGDPEVARFVQQLGIPPWPAAAITSLGTRPALYGVIVVGVMLATWRGRLRGLVTAVILVTAWWYAGEPLKEVVHRPRPTAEFVEVVRPSSGFSFPSTFATTWFSVWLPVAIYACRTRQRSAGLAVCIAAWVALLLGGWARIRMGAHWPSDILMTFGLVWATFSLIDMTVARLDD